A section of the Deinococcus taeanensis genome encodes:
- a CDS encoding HesA/MoeB/ThiF family protein — protein sequence MTLTRAELRRYSRPLLVPEWLDAGAQERIRAASVLVVGAGGLGSPVIASLAGAGVGTLVIADGDTVDLSNLHRQALYTTADVGRAKAAVAAARAQAINPHVRVRAEARVDARTLPELLRGVTLVLDGTDNFDTRYLIADTCAAQGREWVWGAASGTTGMVSVFGPHLGLRDVFPEPGDDSSCDEAGVLGPVPALVGQLMALEALKLLGGVGEPLRGRLWTFDALSSRARTLTLRAPAPP from the coding sequence ATGACCCTCACCCGCGCGGAGCTGCGCCGGTACTCCCGGCCGCTGCTCGTCCCCGAATGGCTGGACGCCGGCGCGCAGGAACGTATCCGTGCGGCCAGCGTGCTTGTCGTGGGTGCCGGGGGCCTGGGCAGCCCCGTGATCGCCAGTCTGGCCGGAGCAGGCGTGGGCACGCTGGTCATCGCCGACGGCGACACCGTGGACCTCAGCAACCTGCACCGGCAGGCGCTGTACACCACCGCGGACGTGGGGCGCGCCAAGGCGGCCGTGGCGGCCGCGCGCGCTCAGGCCATCAACCCACACGTGCGCGTGCGTGCCGAGGCGCGCGTGGACGCCCGCACCCTCCCTGAGCTGCTGCGCGGCGTCACGCTGGTTCTGGACGGCACTGACAACTTCGACACGCGCTACCTGATCGCCGACACCTGCGCCGCCCAGGGGCGCGAGTGGGTGTGGGGCGCGGCGAGCGGCACCACCGGCATGGTCAGCGTGTTCGGGCCGCACCTCGGGCTGCGTGACGTGTTCCCGGAACCCGGCGACGACAGCAGCTGCGACGAGGCGGGCGTGCTGGGTCCTGTGCCGGCGCTGGTGGGGCAGCTCATGGCGCTGGAGGCCCTCAAGCTGCTGGGCGGCGTGGGAGAGCCGCTGCGCGGGCGCCTGTGGACCTTCGACGCCCTGAGCAGCCGCGCCCGCACCCTGACCCTGCGCGCCCCGGCCCCGCCCTGA
- a CDS encoding ammonium transporter, with protein MKIKPLLPLALLLSGAALAQTETPTLDTGDTAWMIVASALVLLMTPGLAFFYGGLSRTQSVLNTMMMSVVCIGLIGVLWMLGGYSIAFASGGNAFFSGLGNAGFTGLKDQLTGTIPSYIFAAFQAMFAIIAVALISGAVIERMRFGAFVLFGALWSLLIYAPLAHWVWNADGWLFKLGALDFAGGTVIHIAAGVSGLVAATVLGPRLGFPRTAHVPHNVPFVLLGAGLLWFGWMGFNAGSALAANQTAALAFITTLVAPAAAMLTWLGLESVRNGKPTAVGAATGLVVGLVAITPACAFVSPAASVLVGVLGAAASFAAVQFKARMKADDALDVFACHGVAGIVGALLTGALAFTTGSGKPWGEQLVVQIIGVLAAIVWTGVGSFLLLKLVGLLMPLRVPVNQEIAGIDVSAHSEQGYSDSETGLGAPVFVGGD; from the coding sequence ATGAAGATCAAGCCCCTGCTGCCCCTGGCCCTGCTGCTCAGCGGCGCCGCACTCGCCCAGACCGAGACGCCCACACTGGACACCGGCGACACCGCCTGGATGATCGTCGCCTCCGCCCTGGTCCTCCTGATGACGCCCGGCCTCGCCTTCTTCTACGGCGGGCTCAGCCGCACCCAGAGCGTTTTGAACACCATGATGATGAGCGTCGTCTGCATCGGCCTGATCGGCGTGCTCTGGATGCTCGGCGGGTACTCCATCGCCTTCGCGTCCGGCGGCAACGCTTTCTTCAGCGGCCTCGGCAACGCCGGCTTCACCGGCCTGAAGGACCAGCTGACCGGCACCATTCCCTCGTACATCTTCGCGGCCTTCCAGGCCATGTTCGCCATCATCGCCGTCGCCCTGATCAGCGGCGCCGTCATTGAGCGCATGCGGTTCGGCGCGTTCGTGCTGTTCGGCGCCCTCTGGAGCCTGCTGATCTACGCCCCGCTGGCCCACTGGGTCTGGAACGCGGACGGCTGGCTGTTCAAACTGGGCGCGCTGGACTTCGCGGGCGGCACCGTTATTCACATTGCGGCCGGCGTGAGCGGGCTGGTGGCCGCCACGGTCCTCGGCCCCCGCCTGGGCTTCCCGCGCACGGCGCACGTGCCGCACAACGTGCCGTTCGTGCTGCTCGGCGCCGGGCTGCTGTGGTTTGGGTGGATGGGCTTCAATGCCGGCTCGGCGCTGGCCGCCAACCAGACCGCTGCGCTGGCCTTTATCACCACGCTGGTCGCCCCGGCGGCGGCCATGCTCACCTGGCTGGGCCTGGAAAGCGTCCGGAACGGTAAGCCCACCGCGGTGGGCGCCGCCACGGGTCTGGTGGTGGGTCTGGTGGCCATCACGCCGGCCTGCGCGTTCGTGAGTCCCGCCGCGTCCGTCCTGGTGGGCGTCCTGGGGGCCGCCGCGAGCTTCGCGGCCGTGCAGTTCAAGGCGCGTATGAAAGCCGACGACGCCCTGGACGTCTTTGCCTGCCACGGCGTGGCCGGCATCGTGGGGGCGCTGCTGACCGGCGCGCTGGCTTTCACGACCGGCAGCGGCAAACCCTGGGGTGAGCAGCTGGTCGTGCAGATCATCGGTGTGCTGGCCGCCATCGTCTGGACGGGCGTGGGCTCCTTCCTCCTGCTGAAACTGGTGGGCCTGCTGATGCCGCTGCGGGTGCCTGTAAATCAGGAGATCGCCGGGATTGACGTCAGCGCGCACAGCGAGCAGGGGTACTCCGACAGTGAGACCGGCCTGGGCGCACCGGTATTCGTGGGCGGCGACTGA
- a CDS encoding UbiX family flavin prenyltransferase codes for MRLVVGVSGGSGMPYAHAALVALRELNVETHLIVSSGAKRVMSAEGAGPQLPDLTALAARVHDDRDLAASVASGSFRTDGMLVIPCSAGTLAKVAQGFADNLVARAAHVTLKERRPLVLVVREDPLPRPMLLNMLAAHDAGATVMTASPGFYHAPRDVGELLHFVTARVLDQFRLDVPGFRRWREEGEG; via the coding sequence ATGAGGCTGGTGGTGGGGGTTTCGGGCGGCAGCGGCATGCCGTACGCGCACGCGGCGCTCGTGGCGCTGCGTGAACTGAACGTGGAGACGCACCTGATCGTGAGCAGCGGCGCCAAACGCGTGATGAGCGCCGAGGGCGCCGGGCCGCAGCTGCCAGACCTGACGGCGCTGGCGGCGCGCGTGCATGACGACCGCGACCTGGCGGCCAGCGTGGCGAGCGGCTCGTTCCGCACCGACGGCATGCTGGTGATTCCGTGCAGCGCCGGCACCCTGGCGAAGGTCGCGCAGGGCTTCGCGGATAACCTCGTGGCGCGCGCCGCGCACGTGACCCTCAAGGAGCGCCGGCCGCTGGTACTGGTGGTGCGAGAGGACCCGCTGCCCCGTCCGATGCTGCTGAACATGCTGGCCGCCCATGACGCCGGCGCCACCGTGATGACCGCCAGCCCGGGCTTCTACCACGCGCCGCGGGACGTGGGAGAACTGCTGCATTTCGTCACGGCCCGCGTGCTGGATCAGTTCCGGCTGGATGTGCCAGGCTTCCGCCGCTGGCGGGAGGAGGGTGAAGGGTGA
- a CDS encoding glycerol-3-phosphate acyltransferase: protein MPALTVTVVAYLLGSLVCGVLYSRWRGADIRDHDLPGGSGTYRQYGRGAAILVTAGDILKGLLAGLLCRWAAPDAGWLVTGAVVAGHCYPVFFGFRGGGGIAPLLGALLALAPLTLLGLLATALTVIPVYRATLQRRVNLNAVPFAALIAVPVGLLLATRFGGWGALLAGGAVMALRSAHLLLRPGVGRA from the coding sequence ATGCCCGCACTCACCGTGACCGTTGTTGCCTACCTGCTGGGGTCGCTGGTGTGCGGGGTGCTGTATTCCCGCTGGCGGGGCGCGGACATCCGCGATCACGACCTGCCGGGCGGCAGCGGCACGTACCGGCAGTACGGGCGCGGCGCGGCGATCCTGGTCACGGCCGGGGACATCCTCAAGGGCCTGCTGGCGGGGCTGCTGTGCCGCTGGGCCGCGCCGGACGCGGGCTGGCTGGTGACCGGCGCGGTGGTGGCCGGGCACTGCTACCCGGTCTTCTTCGGCTTCCGGGGCGGCGGGGGCATCGCGCCGCTGCTGGGGGCGCTGCTGGCGCTGGCCCCGCTGACCCTGCTGGGCCTGCTGGCCACGGCGCTGACCGTGATTCCCGTGTACCGCGCGACGCTGCAGCGCCGCGTGAACCTCAACGCGGTGCCCTTCGCCGCGCTGATCGCCGTGCCGGTGGGGCTGCTGCTCGCCACGCGCTTCGGCGGGTGGGGGGCGCTGCTGGCGGGCGGGGCGGTCATGGCGCTGCGCAGCGCGCACCTGCTGCTGCGGCCCGGCGTGGGGCGCGCGTGA
- a CDS encoding P-II family nitrogen regulator: MKLVTAVVRPERVQQVKEALFQAGISGITLSRVSGHGGEQSVVEHYRGTRVMVEFHDKVEFRMAVSDPFVEVAVDAICRGARTGEVGDGKIFVQPLERVIRIRTGEADTAALTPVTETRLNPPGGQ, translated from the coding sequence ATGAAACTGGTTACGGCCGTCGTGCGGCCCGAGCGGGTCCAGCAGGTCAAAGAAGCGCTGTTCCAGGCGGGCATCAGCGGCATCACCCTCTCGCGCGTCAGCGGGCACGGCGGCGAGCAGTCGGTGGTGGAGCACTACCGCGGCACGCGCGTCATGGTGGAATTTCACGACAAGGTCGAGTTCCGCATGGCCGTCAGTGACCCGTTCGTCGAGGTGGCGGTGGACGCCATCTGCCGCGGCGCCCGCACGGGTGAGGTCGGTGACGGCAAGATCTTCGTGCAGCCCCTTGAGCGGGTGATCCGCATCCGCACCGGAGAGGCGGATACGGCCGCCCTGACCCCCGTGACTGAAACCCGTCTCAACCCGCCGGGTGGACAGTGA
- a CDS encoding M42 family metallopeptidase, with the protein MAKKPKKADAAPAGEPAALRLDVLMHLSDLPGVPGQEDAVREYVLSQLQGLVDDVRVDALGNVIARRAPRDAGREGTERVMISAHMDEIGFLVRFIDDRGFLRVQALGGFDTRNLFARGVMVHTRGGPLPGILTPGGKPVHIASAEERKKIPEVKEFFIDLGLGADEVRAQVRVGDMVTLDQQARRVGNLICGKAMDDRASVFLLLETLRALRHEAPRHEVIAVFSTQEEVGLRGAITAAYGVQPTVGIGLDVTLAVDTPGVGPDEVVTNAGQGMGIKVFDSTMISHRALVDQFWDLAQARGIPAQLEVLALGGTDGAAIQRSREGVPTLTLSLPTRYIHTVVEAVHVNDLRAGVDLLLAYLR; encoded by the coding sequence GTGGCGAAAAAACCGAAGAAAGCTGACGCGGCCCCCGCTGGGGAGCCGGCCGCCCTGCGCCTGGACGTCCTGATGCACCTGTCCGACCTGCCGGGCGTGCCCGGGCAGGAGGACGCCGTGCGTGAGTACGTGCTCTCGCAACTGCAGGGCCTGGTGGACGACGTTCGCGTGGACGCGCTGGGCAACGTGATTGCCCGCCGGGCTCCCCGTGACGCGGGCCGTGAAGGCACCGAGCGGGTCATGATCTCGGCGCACATGGACGAGATCGGGTTCCTGGTGCGCTTCATTGATGACCGTGGGTTCCTGCGGGTGCAGGCGCTGGGGGGCTTCGACACCCGCAACCTGTTCGCGCGGGGCGTCATGGTGCACACCCGCGGCGGCCCGCTGCCGGGCATCCTGACGCCCGGGGGGAAACCGGTGCACATTGCCAGCGCCGAGGAACGCAAGAAGATTCCGGAGGTCAAGGAGTTCTTTATTGACCTGGGCCTGGGTGCCGATGAGGTGCGTGCGCAGGTGCGGGTCGGGGACATGGTGACCCTGGACCAGCAGGCCCGGCGCGTGGGGAACCTGATCTGCGGGAAGGCCATGGATGACCGGGCCAGCGTGTTCCTGCTGCTCGAAACGCTGCGCGCCCTGCGCCACGAGGCCCCTCGCCACGAAGTGATTGCCGTGTTCAGCACGCAGGAAGAGGTGGGACTGCGCGGCGCGATCACTGCCGCGTATGGGGTGCAGCCCACCGTGGGCATCGGGCTGGACGTCACGCTGGCCGTGGATACGCCCGGTGTGGGGCCGGATGAGGTCGTCACGAACGCTGGGCAGGGCATGGGCATCAAGGTGTTCGACTCGACGATGATTTCGCACCGGGCCCTGGTAGACCAGTTCTGGGATCTGGCGCAGGCGCGCGGCATTCCCGCGCAGCTGGAGGTGCTGGCGCTGGGCGGTACGGACGGCGCGGCCATTCAGCGCAGCCGCGAGGGGGTGCCCACCCTGACCCTGAGCCTGCCCACCCGCTACATTCACACGGTGGTGGAGGCTGTGCACGTCAACGACCTGCGCGCGGGTGTGGATCTGCTGCTGGCGTACCTGCGCTGA
- a CDS encoding DUF4126 domain-containing protein, with product MELLSGLLSSLGLSGAAGLNAYIPLLLVGLFSRAGVVHLNAPFDLLAQPWVLVAVAALGLLDFVGDKIPGVDHALHVVGGVVNTAAGAVLFAAQTGVADVPPALSLALGVVVAGGVHATRAAARPVATATTGGLANPVVSTVEDGTSLLLSALAVFAPLIGALLVAVLGVAVYRFWTRVRPRRLV from the coding sequence ATGGAACTTCTGTCCGGGCTGCTGTCGTCGCTGGGTCTGTCCGGGGCAGCCGGTCTGAACGCGTACATTCCGCTGCTGCTGGTGGGTCTGTTCTCGCGTGCAGGCGTGGTGCATCTGAATGCACCGTTTGATCTGCTGGCGCAGCCGTGGGTGCTGGTGGCTGTCGCGGCGCTCGGTCTGCTGGATTTTGTGGGCGACAAGATTCCCGGCGTGGATCACGCGCTGCATGTGGTGGGCGGCGTGGTGAACACGGCGGCGGGCGCGGTTCTGTTCGCTGCGCAGACCGGCGTCGCGGATGTGCCTCCGGCGCTGAGCCTGGCGCTGGGCGTGGTGGTGGCGGGCGGCGTGCATGCCACCCGCGCCGCCGCTCGGCCGGTGGCGACGGCCACCACGGGCGGTCTGGCGAATCCGGTGGTCAGTACCGTTGAGGACGGTACCAGTCTGCTGCTGAGTGCCCTGGCGGTGTTTGCGCCTTTGATCGGTGCGCTGCTGGTGGCAGTTCTGGGGGTCGCGGTCTACCGCTTCTGGACGCGCGTCCGGCCCCGCCGCCTGGTGTAG
- a CDS encoding ammonium transporter, with amino-acid sequence MKRALPLLGLLLGAAQAQTPGINGADTAFILVAAALVLVMTPGLAIFYGGLVRAGAVLNTMMMSFAAMGVASVAWVAVGYTLAFGPGGNSLIGGLSQVGLGHMTGEVTGTIPTSLFAVFQILFAVITLAVVSGSVVERMRFPAFVLFGTLWVLLIYAPLAHWVWSPDGWLNRLGLLDFAGGTVVEVASGVSGLVAALVLGPRLGFPRFVSVPHNVPLVLLGTGLLWFGWLGFNAGSALAANGVAAAALLNTNTAAAAALLCWMLWDQVRGGKPTAVGAATGAVVGLVAITPACGFVTPGGALLIGVVASTVSFFLVANKHRLLPDDALDVFACHGTAGIVGTLLTGILASPEINPAARGLLAGHAAQLGTQVLGVLVAATLAGVGTLVLLRVTALLTPLRLGERQEALGVDLAEHQEEGYQEAQSPLAAPVFVGHD; translated from the coding sequence GTGAAACGCGCGCTGCCCCTGCTGGGACTGCTGCTGGGAGCCGCTCAGGCACAGACCCCTGGGATCAACGGCGCGGATACGGCGTTTATCCTGGTGGCCGCCGCCCTGGTGCTGGTCATGACGCCAGGACTGGCGATTTTCTACGGCGGTCTCGTGCGCGCCGGCGCCGTGCTGAACACCATGATGATGAGCTTCGCCGCGATGGGGGTCGCGAGTGTCGCGTGGGTGGCGGTGGGCTACACCCTGGCGTTCGGGCCGGGCGGAAACAGCCTGATCGGCGGACTGTCGCAGGTGGGCCTGGGGCACATGACCGGCGAGGTGACCGGGACGATTCCCACGTCGCTGTTCGCCGTGTTCCAGATTCTGTTCGCCGTCATCACGCTGGCCGTGGTGAGCGGCAGCGTGGTGGAGCGCATGCGTTTCCCGGCCTTCGTGCTGTTCGGGACGCTGTGGGTCCTGCTGATCTACGCTCCTCTGGCGCACTGGGTGTGGAGCCCGGACGGCTGGCTGAACCGGCTGGGCCTGCTGGATTTCGCGGGCGGCACGGTCGTGGAGGTCGCCAGCGGCGTGAGCGGTCTGGTCGCGGCGCTGGTGCTGGGCCCGCGCCTGGGTTTCCCGCGGTTCGTGAGCGTGCCGCACAACGTGCCGTTGGTGCTGCTGGGCACCGGGCTGCTGTGGTTCGGGTGGCTGGGCTTCAACGCCGGCTCGGCGCTCGCTGCCAACGGTGTGGCCGCCGCGGCCCTGCTGAACACGAATACGGCCGCGGCCGCTGCGCTGCTGTGCTGGATGCTGTGGGATCAGGTAAGAGGCGGGAAACCCACCGCGGTGGGGGCCGCGACCGGCGCGGTGGTGGGTCTGGTGGCGATCACTCCGGCGTGCGGCTTCGTCACGCCCGGCGGCGCGCTGCTGATCGGCGTGGTGGCGAGCACCGTGTCGTTCTTCCTGGTGGCGAACAAGCACCGCCTGCTGCCGGACGACGCGCTGGACGTGTTTGCCTGCCACGGCACCGCCGGGATTGTGGGGACGCTCCTGACAGGCATCCTGGCCAGTCCGGAAATTAACCCGGCGGCGCGCGGGCTGCTGGCCGGACACGCCGCGCAGCTGGGCACGCAGGTGCTGGGTGTGCTGGTCGCGGCCACGCTGGCCGGCGTGGGAACCCTGGTGCTGCTCCGGGTCACGGCGCTGCTGACCCCGCTCCGGCTGGGTGAGCGGCAGGAGGCGCTGGGCGTGGATCTCGCGGAACATCAGGAGGAGGGGTACCAGGAAGCGCAGAGTCCTCTGGCCGCGCCGGTATTCGTGGGCCACGACTGA
- a CDS encoding putative bifunctional diguanylate cyclase/phosphodiesterase, producing MLSRLTSALSPAPRPDGTGLADAIVATTDVLVVVLDPLGRVVQFNPACERLTGLQYAALRGQVLWPFVLDAAERAGVQAAFERLMAGTAPRRHEHHWRTLAGERRLILWSCTVIPDPRGGVAFVVGTGMDVTREREAQQAQAESEARFRALFDRSADGLVLLDPHDPLVPWRIVDCNAAFCHMNGYERHELLGQSIDLLHSHPMMARDGPDLLHWIREEQPARGEGAHLHRNGSVFPIESASSIVTLSGQELILGQDRDITARHRTEERLRRLAEQLAHESQHDPLTGLPNRALLLERLQLELRRSVPEEQTLAVVAVGLDGFRRVNDTLGHAAGDDLLRETARRLRDAACPAHTVARTGGDEFTVIIPAAGDPEGALRAARALHRVVAEPLHLNGQLFPVRASLGVAVCPPDSSLPANLLRQADMAMAQAKRDGGHTTRLFSKALDLAAHGQLHLEVRLRRAVQEGGLHLHYQPQVDAHTGALLGFEALVRWTDTKLGAVPPARLIPVAEDTGLIHELGAWVLNEACRQAAEWRLRVPVAVNVSAAELIREDFTARVRAALARHGLRGTQLKLELTERFAPRDLRRASAHLTQLRALGVQLSLDDFGTGHAPVATLMGLPLNELKLDRALTAAVAGSAAEQRVVGALISLGRSLNLNVVVEGVETQEQLQALRDLGCSAVQGYLTGRPGPPEVWTTLLETLDA from the coding sequence ATGCTCAGCCGCCTGACCTCAGCCCTGTCCCCCGCGCCCCGGCCGGACGGGACCGGACTGGCGGACGCCATCGTGGCCACCACCGACGTGCTGGTCGTGGTTCTGGACCCGCTTGGGCGCGTGGTGCAGTTCAACCCGGCGTGCGAGCGCCTCACCGGCCTGCAGTACGCAGCGCTGCGCGGGCAGGTGCTGTGGCCGTTCGTGCTGGACGCCGCGGAACGCGCCGGCGTGCAGGCGGCGTTCGAGCGGCTCATGGCCGGGACTGCCCCGCGCCGGCACGAGCACCACTGGCGCACCCTGGCGGGCGAACGCCGCCTGATCCTGTGGTCGTGCACCGTGATTCCCGACCCGCGGGGCGGCGTGGCGTTCGTGGTGGGAACCGGCATGGACGTCACCCGGGAACGTGAGGCGCAGCAGGCACAGGCCGAAAGCGAAGCGCGCTTCCGGGCGCTGTTCGACCGGTCCGCCGACGGCCTGGTCCTGCTTGACCCGCACGACCCGCTCGTGCCGTGGCGCATCGTGGACTGCAACGCCGCGTTCTGCCACATGAACGGCTACGAACGGCACGAACTGCTCGGGCAGTCCATTGACCTGCTGCACTCTCACCCCATGATGGCGCGGGACGGCCCGGACCTGCTGCACTGGATTCGTGAGGAGCAGCCCGCGCGCGGCGAGGGCGCGCACCTGCACCGCAACGGCAGCGTGTTCCCCATCGAAAGTGCCAGCAGTATCGTCACGCTCAGCGGCCAGGAGCTCATCCTGGGTCAGGACCGCGACATCACCGCCCGTCACCGGACCGAGGAGCGGCTCAGGCGCCTGGCCGAGCAGCTCGCGCACGAGTCGCAGCACGATCCGCTCACCGGCCTGCCCAACCGGGCGCTGCTGCTTGAACGGCTGCAGCTGGAACTGCGTCGCAGCGTGCCGGAAGAGCAGACGCTCGCGGTTGTGGCCGTCGGCCTGGACGGCTTCCGGCGGGTGAACGACACGCTCGGGCACGCTGCGGGCGACGACCTGCTGCGCGAAACGGCGCGGCGGCTGCGCGACGCGGCCTGCCCCGCCCACACCGTGGCCCGCACCGGCGGCGACGAGTTCACGGTGATCATCCCGGCCGCCGGCGACCCTGAAGGCGCCCTGCGCGCCGCACGCGCGCTGCACCGCGTCGTCGCGGAGCCCCTGCACCTGAACGGCCAGCTTTTTCCGGTGCGCGCCAGCCTGGGCGTGGCGGTGTGCCCGCCTGACAGCAGCCTCCCTGCCAACCTGCTGCGCCAGGCGGACATGGCCATGGCGCAGGCCAAACGCGACGGCGGGCACACCACGCGGCTGTTCTCGAAAGCCCTGGACCTCGCCGCGCACGGTCAGCTGCACCTGGAGGTGCGCCTGCGCCGCGCCGTGCAGGAGGGCGGGCTGCACCTGCATTACCAGCCGCAGGTGGACGCCCACACGGGCGCCCTGCTGGGCTTCGAGGCGCTGGTCCGCTGGACGGACACGAAACTGGGCGCCGTGCCGCCTGCCCGCCTGATCCCCGTGGCGGAGGACACCGGGCTGATCCACGAGCTGGGCGCCTGGGTGCTGAACGAGGCCTGCCGGCAGGCGGCCGAGTGGCGCCTGCGTGTTCCGGTGGCGGTGAACGTGTCGGCCGCCGAACTGATCCGGGAGGACTTCACGGCGCGCGTGCGGGCCGCCCTGGCGCGGCACGGGCTGCGGGGCACGCAGCTGAAGCTGGAACTCACGGAGCGGTTCGCGCCGCGTGATCTGCGCCGCGCGTCGGCGCACCTGACGCAGCTGCGCGCGCTGGGCGTGCAGCTGTCCCTGGATGACTTCGGCACCGGGCACGCCCCGGTGGCCACCCTGATGGGGCTGCCTCTGAACGAACTGAAGCTCGACCGGGCCCTGACCGCCGCGGTGGCCGGTTCGGCCGCCGAGCAGCGCGTGGTGGGCGCCCTGATCAGCCTGGGCCGCAGCCTGAACCTGAACGTCGTGGTGGAGGGCGTGGAGACCCAGGAGCAGCTTCAGGCGCTGCGGGACCTGGGCTGCAGCGCCGTGCAGGGGTACCTGACCGGCCGGCCCGGCCCGCCGGAGGTCTGGACCACCCTGCTCGAAACGCTGGACGCCTGA
- a CDS encoding HU family DNA-binding protein, with amino-acid sequence MARSTPSAAKKAAPAGNAEPARTDAGKIAKTQIVDMVADRTSLNKKQAGDAVATVIDCIVDALRTGSSVGLPGLGTLSIAQTAERSGVRPGTSDRITIPAGKKVRFKVATTLKGTL; translated from the coding sequence ATGGCCAGAAGCACCCCGTCCGCCGCGAAGAAAGCCGCCCCTGCGGGCAACGCCGAGCCTGCCCGCACCGACGCCGGCAAGATCGCCAAAACGCAGATCGTTGACATGGTCGCCGACCGCACCAGCCTGAACAAGAAACAGGCCGGTGACGCGGTCGCCACCGTGATCGACTGCATCGTGGACGCCCTGCGCACCGGCAGCAGCGTCGGCCTGCCCGGCCTGGGCACCCTGAGCATCGCGCAGACTGCCGAACGCAGCGGCGTGCGCCCCGGCACCAGTGACCGCATCACCATTCCTGCCGGGAAGAAGGTGCGCTTCAAGGTCGCCACCACCCTCAAAGGCACCCTCTAG
- the pth gene encoding aminoacyl-tRNA hydrolase, translating to MKLIVGLGNPGSQYAQTRHNVGWLVLDELARRAGAAWRREGKDAEVAEVRLGPGVGVKVLLVRPLTFMNASGKAVAPLVSFYKLSGEALLIVQDDLDSPFGLLRVRLGGRHGGQNGVRDIVRLLGHEAFARLKIGISRPPAGWAVSDWVLSRWRPEEGAPLAELVRLGADAAELWAAGGLAEAQGRFNSTDLRPKPPEPAAVGVQSDRTAPDGPDAQVHTGGRGEKTEES from the coding sequence ATGAAACTGATCGTGGGCCTGGGCAACCCGGGCAGCCAGTACGCGCAGACGCGGCACAACGTGGGCTGGCTGGTTCTGGATGAGCTGGCCCGGCGGGCCGGAGCGGCGTGGCGCCGGGAAGGCAAGGACGCCGAGGTGGCCGAGGTGCGGCTGGGGCCGGGTGTGGGCGTGAAGGTGCTGCTGGTGCGGCCGCTGACGTTCATGAATGCGTCCGGGAAGGCTGTGGCGCCGCTGGTGTCGTTCTACAAGCTGAGCGGTGAGGCGCTGCTGATCGTGCAGGACGATCTGGACAGTCCGTTCGGGCTGCTCCGGGTGCGCCTGGGCGGTCGGCACGGCGGGCAGAACGGCGTGCGGGACATCGTCCGGCTGCTGGGGCACGAGGCCTTCGCGCGGCTGAAAATCGGGATTTCACGTCCGCCGGCCGGCTGGGCCGTGAGTGACTGGGTGCTGAGCCGCTGGCGGCCGGAGGAAGGTGCGCCTCTGGCCGAACTGGTGCGGCTGGGCGCAGACGCCGCGGAGCTCTGGGCGGCGGGCGGACTGGCGGAGGCGCAGGGGCGGTTCAACAGCACCGACCTGCGGCCGAAGCCGCCCGAGCCTGCTGCGGTGGGTGTCCAGTCTGATCGAACTGCGCCGGACGGCCCGGACGCACAGGTGCATACTGGCGGGCGTGGCGAAAAAACCGAAGAAAGCTGA
- a CDS encoding P-II family nitrogen regulator, producing the protein MKLITAVIRPERVQQVKEALFQAGISGITLSRVSGHGGEQEIVEHYRGTRVMVEFRDKVEVRMAVSDPFVQAAVDAICRGARTGEVGDGKIFVQPLEQVYRIRTGERDAAALTPVTETRLTPA; encoded by the coding sequence ATGAAACTCATCACGGCCGTCATCAGGCCCGAGCGCGTCCAGCAGGTCAAGGAAGCGCTGTTCCAGGCGGGCATCAGCGGCATCACCCTCTCGCGCGTCAGCGGGCACGGCGGCGAGCAGGAAATCGTCGAGCATTACCGCGGCACGCGCGTCATGGTCGAGTTCAGAGACAAGGTCGAGGTCCGCATGGCCGTCAGTGACCCGTTCGTGCAGGCTGCCGTGGACGCCATCTGCCGCGGCGCCCGCACCGGTGAGGTCGGCGACGGGAAGATCTTCGTGCAGCCCCTCGAGCAGGTGTACCGCATCCGCACCGGTGAACGAGACGCAGCCGCCCTGACGCCCGTGACCGAAACCCGACTCACGCCCGCCTGA